GATTCAGACATCCTGCAAGGCCTGCttgcaatgtttaaaaaaaaaaatatctcaccCTGCGGTAGGGACCAAACGGGCAGGACGAATGCTGGGTGGGTTAAGCAGCAAAATCCTCCGTACCAGGAAACCCACTCccaggagaggggctgcaggggcctcCTTGGTCCCCGTCTGTGGCTCAGGCACAAGGCTCAGAGTTgctcttctcccctttcctcttccGCCGCCGTTCGTCACCCTCCACATGAGCCGCCACCCTTGCCTTGGGTATCTTGTATTTGTTCTTCTGGCTGTAAAGGAGGTTTTTCTGGAAGAGTCGTGGGATGTTGCCTTGGTACAGCACGAGTGCAGCGAGCATCCCTGAAATGAGAGCATGGACCCCTTCCGTGTGCTGCATCAAGCATCTCCACCCACCCCATGGCTGAGCAGTGATTTTCAGGTCCTTGCCACAACCTTCATCATGACCAAAAAGTAGCTCAGCACCACTGAAGTCCCCACTAACAGCTGGAAGAACCTTGCTATATTACTTTAAGGATAATTTAACCATTGTGTCCTTAATGTAATAAGCAAGGGTTGTTTTGACCCAAAAGGGCCGTAAACCACACCACCAGTCTTCTGTCCCCACTCTCTGCGTTCGAGGCAGCACGTGTCCAGCTCCCCATGGTCATCCTGAAGCTGTGGACAACCTCAACACCATAGTTCAGCCGATGGTTGCTTTAAACCATCTTTGCTTCAATTTTCCCCAGACTTTAGCCTCAGGGAGAGTTTTGCCTATGTCCTATGATATCCAATTTTCAATCCAATTTCTATAAAGAGATGACTCAAGTGACAGGGAAGCGGGACAGAAGAGGACACTTGCCACTGGCAAGACCCAAGTTCAGGTGTTTGCCAGGAGCAGTTTGTGTTACGCCCAGCCTTTCTGCCTTGCCCATTgccccccatcccagcccctgccccccaGTACCTCCCGGGCAGATATCACCTGCGAGGGGCCCCAGCCAGTAAACCTGGATGTAGTCCCAAAAGGTGCTCCCCGAGCAGTGGAAGGTGGTGGCTGTGGCCAGGGCAGGGTTGAAGAAAGCCCCTGTGAATGGTCCGGCTGCATGGGAAGAGAAGCATGACCATCAGTCTCGCTTGCATCCTTTGAAAAACCAACAAAGAGCTGGGCCAGAAGACTCATGACCTCTCCTGCCTGCCGggagcatctctgctgctgcccagctccagcagctgcatCTCCAGGACTGTGTCACAGCAGCACACGGGGAAATCCCAGACTTGTTGCCCTGAGCTTTGTGGGAAGCAGAAATGCTCAGTGTGGGACTGAGGGGTTGCGTTAGGGGACGTTTAAAGAAAGTGCTCCCAGTTTTGGGGCAAGCTATGGCTTCCGGTGTGCTGACATTTCAGCTGCTGCATATATCCTAAACTGCAGTATTCATCCCAAAATAAATATTCCTCAAAATAAGTAGAAAATAAACATCTTGGTAATCATTATCTCTCTCATCTTGGAAGATGAAAAAGGGACCATTCCTCCCCCACAAATTAGGCATTTTTCTAATTTACttagaaaaagaaaggcaggTGTTGCTCACCTGTGTAGGTCAGGAAGGTGACAGttgctgccagggcagggaccTGGTACATCGGGTGAGTCTGGCACAGCTTGAGAAGGACAAGgtggaaaaagaaagagcaggtGCCTTCCACAAAGGCAGCATGGTACAGAGCCGTGTGGATGGAGGAGCTGCACTCCGATGCTATCAGGTTCTGGATGAAGTGGAAGTCTGTCAGCTCCCATGACCAGTAGAGCTTGGTGAGAGCCCAGCCCATGCCCATGCCCGCACCCTGCGCCAGCAGCTTGGCAGCAGTTGCTGCGAGGCTGGACTCAAGGAGCAGGAACTCCTGGACAGAGATGGTCGGGTTGGCGGATGCTCCATCAAAAGAGGCGCCGTGAACCGCgaaaaggaggaagagcagagtcaGGACCACATCTGGGCCAAAGCCACCACCCCACGGGCCGATCTCCATCAGCATTCTCAGCTCAAGGCAGCTCATGCACAACTGTAACGAGCCAGCAAGTTCTCTGGCAAGGCAGCCGTATGCTCCAGGAGACAAAAGCCTCTTGGAAAGCTGCCTGAGCGCCTGGCATACCCCaacaaccaggaaaaaaaaagcaatggagACATTCAGGCCAGCCATAGCCAAGGCTACACAGAGAAGAGAGACCAAACCAAACCgtgggaaggagcagagaaagcTTCTGCACCTGCTCTTTATAAAGCTGCGTGTAAGCAAACGTGGCGCAGCCCGACAGGCTTGGGAAACGCCACACGTGCTGCCTTCTCCTTTGCAGAGCAATTCCTGCTGCCACGGGGAGCTGATGGGCTCACCCGCAGCTGGATCCGCCAAGTTGTTCGTCCTAGCACACAGGTGCCAGCGTTATCTCTGCCGCATGGTTGCTGAGCCTCCAACCCCCAGCATTCATATCTGAGAGcttgcagcagctccccagagctgctcaggtCTTCCAGAAGGAGCAAACGCcttcattttgtttctgcttgGCACCATAAAATGCCACCTACTGCCCCAATCCCAAAGCCTGGGATGCGAGGGGACTCAGAAAGCCAGCAATCCATGTAAGGGGGTCACATTTCTCCAGGGCAGAGCCACTCTAAGCAACAGTAAAATCCATCTGTAGCCAATTTGAAAGCCCAGCTTGATTACTGCTTCCTATCCATGTCTTAAGACCTCACCTCGTTTGGTGGTGGTGGCGCTAATTGCACATTCCATTGGCCTGCAGGTGGCATTTTAGTGACAAGTGACATTTCAACTCCTCCTGCTGGTAACACACATATCAGGGACAAGATCTTCCCCGGCTCCACCAAAACCACCTCATGGTGTCATTACCTGACCTCTGAAACCCACACCATCTAAACACATTTGGGTTAGACCTTTGAATGAAGTCGACAGCAATCACAGGTGACAATATATGTCATGTTTGCTTCTTGCATGACTTGAGTGGTTGCGTCCTCAGCACAAGCTCCCACCAGGTCACTGGGGAACCCCAGACTCCCACTGCCAGGATCTGTGGGAAGAAAAGGGATGGTGAGTGATGGAACGTGCAGGAGCGACACAGGCCATGGCaggaggggtgggatggggtgaaTAATGTCACATTATCAGTCACTCATGGTTAACAGAGCATAAACGTTTCATTAAGGGTCTTCTGGGTCACCTCCCTGCTCTGCAACAGAGATTACACCAAACCTGAGCCCACGTTTCCCATCCCTACAGTCAGAATTGCATCTCCTTCATCACCGGCATGCTGCAGGGATAAACGTGCCCGGGGCACGCTCTGCTGTCATGGGAACAAGCGGTGGGACATACCGTGAAACAGCTGCTGGGCATCGGGACCACCACACTAGGTACACCATGcccaggccaaagcctgctccTGCACCCTTGCGCAGGCAGCACTAGCAGGTAACGAGGCTCCTCTCACTGTCCCACTGCATGCGAGGAGCCAACAGCTTTTACTAATGCCATTTTATTTCCTCCCCTAGtcatttataaaagaaattaCTAGGAGACGCAGGTTTGAGGCACGCTTGAGCCGGGGATGGGGCACTTAATACAGTTCAAGCTGCCTACGGCAACACAGACCAACCCATGAAAACCAGGAGCGTAGGCTTCAAAGGTGTCAGAGCTGCTCGGCCTCCCTCCCTTATAGACCTTGttgcagcagaaaagaaacacattttggtAGGGCATTCTGAAGATGTTTGTGAAGGTCACGGCCAGCCTCAGCACCTCCTCCTGCAACACTCTCCCTCCCCTCATCTTCATTTCCACAGTTGTTTCCATCACCAAGTGCCCACCCGAGGGTGGTTTTGGGAAGGTCCCCAGTGATCACCGCACACAGCACTTGCTTTGGAGACCTTGGGAAGATTCCAAGGAGAGGGACCACGCTGCAAACAGCCCATTGTCCaagccctcctctccctcccaccagAACTGCCCTGGTTTTGGTTGGCCTGCCTCAAAACATCTCatcattttcccatttttaaccCATTTCTCTCTCCAGGAGACAGGATGAGCA
This region of Strix uralensis isolate ZFMK-TIS-50842 chromosome 9, bStrUra1, whole genome shotgun sequence genomic DNA includes:
- the LOC141947167 gene encoding aquaporin-12-like — its product is MAGLNVSIAFFFLVVGVCQALRQLSKRLLSPGAYGCLARELAGSLQLCMSCLELRMLMEIGPWGGGFGPDVVLTLLFLLFAVHGASFDGASANPTISVQEFLLLESSLAATAAKLLAQGAGMGMGWALTKLYWSWELTDFHFIQNLIASECSSSIHTALYHAAFVEGTCSFFFHLVLLKLCQTHPMYQVPALAATVTFLTYTAGPFTGAFFNPALATATTFHCSGSTFWDYIQVYWLGPLAGMLAALVLYQGNIPRLFQKNLLYSQKNKYKIPKARVAAHVEGDERRRKRKGEKSNSEPCA